The sequence below is a genomic window from Lolium perenne isolate Kyuss_39 chromosome 4, Kyuss_2.0, whole genome shotgun sequence.
tgggagatttgggtgaatctctagtaagctcatgaaaggccgaggagtatgacttataagctccacccgaggggaaggctatggtagcctagtaccgtgccggcattgagcgaaacttgctgcacaaagactgacaattcaaggcgtagtccattgttcagttgtagtcaagcgtagcaccttgcctaagtggaagttcaacttaacagtctccaccgaaGTGCAGGTATATCAAACAGTGAACggaactaatgtgtcatctgatatgcatatgagatctggtgggagattgttgaatgtagatgggctgcagcccagtaaggcagcccatatagtctacaattcctgaaatctcaaggcccatcacgttggcagcttaggacaaccttgggggacaaagtttagtcccacattgctagttgggagagaattggagtggtatataagagctgctgttctagtcattccaagtgagtgagaatagaaagagccctcgcgcactcctcctcctccgcccgccccgcctcgcctcgtcacgcacgcacgtcgcgtttcgtgactcgagttcgagttcgagacacactcaaggaagcctaaactttttgcttggtgcaccaactgtgttgggtacgtgtcaacctgcatgtgcatgttcgccgcgtgtccctggcttcctacgcgtgtcaacgcggtcgggtcgggtcggcttcccaggctatacaaggagacagatcagatctagagaaatacacagttctcagaactctctagttcctctctctcgagaagttccttttgctgcgctactctctagtcttccccatcccggtgactgcgtgcacagccgtccgggagagcaggcctccgaaactccgtccgttgagatcctgcaccgggagacgggcgataaggtttttggggagtgtctcggcgcgactgctcgctactgttcgtcttcttcttcgacgacccgactgcttcatcgacagatccgattacaccatgggcgacatcaataatacccatggtggtggtggtggtgctgctggtgcgacctttccggtcgcgatgtacgtgcttttcctctcctaccttgcactgctacttgtttcatgttcagatctgatgcatgtgtttagtctgatgtgtatggttaagtatgcttgtgcatctgtaatgttgatttcggtaattaaactcacacggaaattgcctaatattcTAACACGAGTATTCATGGCATATGTATGTGTTCACAAACAATGTTTGTGAATTTTTAACAGAAAATTGCGATTTTTATAAGTTTCAAAAAATGGGAACACCGGAGCTCGGGTACTTGAAATCTGCATTTGAAATGTTTATAGCAGAAGAAAAGCGGTAGGAAACGCACGGGCTAACGAGCAGGAGGCATATTCCGGTTGCGCACCCGGTTTCGGAGGATTCGATTCTTCTGCTCGTAGATGGGATCTGCCTTTAACTGACGCTTGCTTCCCACCAAAACCAAGAGAGCGAGGGTGCGAAAAATACATGCTTGAACCGTACGATACGTGTGATCTACTATAGTTCAAAAGTGACGCAGGAATCGTACGCTAGTGAGCTGCCAGTGGCCTATTTCAGGCCGCTCCAAAATATGAACCGAGTCGATGGCCTGGTTTTCCGCTAAGTAACCGTGCTAGCTTCTTTGCTTAATCTTTGACCGATTTGAGCATCAGCACAGAATCAAATGACCAAGAACCCAAGAGCACATGGTAGATCTGGACCAGTTGTGAAATACTACTAGCGGAGCACATCTGcacatgcctgttatgccatggcATCTGCAATGTTTCGGCCAGAGCAGAAATATGCCTTCACAAAATGATGTGATCTGCCATACTCCTCAATCGATGACAGTGGAATCCGATACAAACAACTGCATCTACTAAGTACTAACtctgtccataaaaggatgtctgAGATGTGTCTCAATTTAGATGTGTGTAGACACTATTAAGGAAGTAGCAAGGTTACTACTACAAAGCAACTTCATTGACATTGAAATTTTCTTCACTTTATTTTTGGAAATCATTCACATGCCAATTTGTCATCCATCAAAGGCAACCAACGAAGACAATTTTCTTCGTCAGGCAGAAAGCTCACAAAAGGTTCAGCCAGAGTAGAACCACCAGTGCCCGCACAAGTTGTAGTGGAACAGTGTATTCTAGGTGGTGTCCCATGAGCCCATGATGCAATTGCAGCAAGGAAGCAAATGGATCAGATGCCAACGCTTAACAAGCCCATTAGGCTACACAACGACTGAAGGGTTTGATATAATAAGTCACTAAAAGCAAGCAAAAAAGATTCGCCAATgcatacaagtatacaacacctACCAAACATTCAACTCTTTGTTGAGATCTATCTGCATCTAAACACGACTACTTTACTCTTATTATACAATTGGAGGTAAAAGAAGACCGTTGCTTACAAGAACAGAAGTCACAATGTAGAGCATCCCAAGTAGACAATTGAATAGACATTAAAACCACACTATGCCACTGACTTCCTGATCTGATGTAGATGTACTTTTCTGCTCTTCGATAGTATCACCAGCTGACTCTCCTTTGCTGACTTTTCATCAGCTGCAGGGTTAACTGCCCATATGAATCCAATCAATCCATTGATGACCTGGATTACAGACATTTCAACTTTAGTATTCTTCCGGAAACAATGTAAACTAATGCGGGGAAACCAGCAAAACTAAAACATTTGCACGTTCTCAAGTCAGCGATTTGTTTTTATCTTAGCAGATGCCAAACGGTAGGCTGTTTCAACTTATGTTGTTTTTTCCAATAGCTTCTCAGCCATCGTGAAGTTCTACAGGATTACTTTCTTATTATGAAAGAAGTATTTCTTGAATTCTTCAGTATACCCAGCATAGTTAACTTTTACTAGATTCTTCAGTATACCCAGCATTCTTGAATGGCAGTTCCTCCCTTTTAAACCCATGTTTTCTCGACAACTTTACAGCAGGCTCGATATCAATCCTTACTTGACCTTTGCCACTCATCTACCAATCTACCAATGCCAGTGATACCCGTAACCCGTCCTTCATCCAACACTACCTCCAGTGCTCGAATGGAAATAATCTTCAAGTTGATAGACACATCAGGACAAAACACTTTTTTTTAATAATAACATTCACTCATAGGGCTAAACTCAAATTTCAGAACTCCAGTCTCTAGTTTTTTAATTGAATAAAACAGGTTCTTCagtactccctctctcacagtttattaggcgtgCTCGTACCCCTAGgtcgcaaatttgatcaagttagcattagttatatgttataaaaattatatcattagaaagtgtagatgttctattttctaatgatataattttttcattatataatttaaattatataggtcaAATTGGCGACCTAGGGATAActgagatggagggagtataatttGTGAGCAGAGAATCTTATTCTTGAAGGAATTTCAAAGAAATTTAGGCACTACCAAGCATAAAAGGTTAGAAGACCtgaaatccccccccccccacacacacacacacacacacgcacatacACCCCTTGAATTACCTTTATATTCACTTTGTCAGCGTCCACAGTGTACAGTTACATATTCTAGATCTACGTTCTGGAAATGCCCAGGGAGTATCAAGTATGTCAAATGGCAGGTACATTTTATGAGTCAGACCGCTTAAACCCCACTCGAATAGGCCCTAGAGAGGTGAATGTTTCTGACTCTATACTCCCCGAAAAGCATGGTTCTTTCATCACACCAAATAATAGCTACTCCCTTAGCGACAACTAATATGGAACAGAGGGAACACAAAAAAGGAACACCTTTATCCCATACAATGGAAAAGGAACACATTTATACTGTTTACCCGCTAGTATCAGCAGCAGTCACTTGCCATTCAAGCTTCGCTCACGTCTGTAGGATAGCTCCCCAAGACACGTACGAAGGTTGCAAACTCCTGCAAATATAGCAAGATTGAGTCGCTGTTTGCTTGATGCTAGATAAAACTACCAAGACAGATCACCTCCAAATTTCGAATAGCGTTCTGAGTTCTTGGATCAGCCGTTGATGCGTCAAGGTCAACATAAAAGAGATAGTCGAAGTACCTGATTCAGCCAAAGATCAAATGGGTTAAAGAACTGGTGGTTATCTTACTTGATTAGGGTTGCATGAACTGAAACCGAATTAATGCGGGGGTCATAGGGCTGTAAACTAACTTGATAGGTGCGGAGAAGGTATCATCAGCTAAACGTAAAGGTCTTTTCTTGTGTGGACGGCTTTCAATCTTCACACCAACACACTGTTAGAAACTTTTACAAAGCACATGCAAGTGGCAAAAGCAAAGTTCTTTAATACACCTTGGTTAGGTTGATTTCTCTCAGTGCAAAAACTGCAAGGGCCTTGAAGAGCTGCCCAGGCCCTTCTTCAAGTGAAAACACTATGCTAGTCTGAAAATCAAATGATAATGCAATAAATCAACCAGCTTTGTTAGGATGGAATATACAACTGGAAGGAAGATAAAACAGAGCCCCCCCTGCAATCTGTACCTTGAATGGTTTATCAACCCGTGGTATAATAGGATCTCGAGCAAGCATCATGAAACGGGTGACATTGACCTTTTCATCCTATGGAAAGAGATAGACTAATGTTGAGGATAAAGAACAGAATGCAATGTTTCAGTTTAGCATGAAAGCACCATACCTGAATATTTTCAGCAAGAATATCCAGTCCATAAAGTTCAGCAGCTAATGAACTGGCAACCGCACCGGTATCTTGGAGCATTTCTTCTGCGACAAACTATGAAACAAGCATATCTCGTTATGTTACTGACAAAGAGTTCACTCTATGCGTCACTTGAAATCCATCAATTAAAAACTATATCTAAATATACATCTGTTATAAGATAAATTCCAGGTAGAAGGAAGCATCATTCTACCTTTGCTGCACCAGCAGTGTCATCGACAGCTTGTCTATGTTCAATTCCTAACTCTGTCAGTGTATTCTCACATTGCGCAAGAGCCTAAGAATTTCAAAATGATGTGTCACGAGGTTACTACGCAAACAATTGAaaagatgaaatccacaatatccaAGAGGTTTACCTGGGGATGACTCATGACACTCTTTAGGTTCCCAATATCCACG
It includes:
- the LOC127295871 gene encoding arogenate dehydratase 2, translating into MASMASPRLPFLPAARTHSAAAAASPSASSPSPRRALKCSSSTNDNSVHLSSTSRPRAPAAGGVGSAGLNGLRAPPVPVADSPPPAYRDPQGLHRPLTTADLMGTNGETLKVAYQGFPGAYSEAAAKKAYPNCQTVPCEHFDTAFQAVENWIVDRAVLPLENSLGGSIHRNYDLLLRHDLKIVGEVRLAVRHCLLANHGVDIGNLKSVMSHPQALAQCENTLTELGIEHRQAVDDTAGAAKFVAEEMLQDTGAVASSLAAELYGLDILAENIQDEKVNVTRFMMLARDPIIPRVDKPFKTSIVFSLEEGPGQLFKALAVFALREINLTKIESRPHKKRPLRLADDTFSAPIKYFDYLFYVDLDASTADPRTQNAIRNLEEFATFVRVLGSYPTDVSEA